CTTATCACTATGTTGAGCCTCGATCCTTTCAAGGAAGGCACCATGCGCAGACCCTATTTCGCCCTGGCCGGTTTGCTGGGATTTTCGTTGTACACCTTGGCTACGCTGCTCACGGCCGAACAATCACTGTTGGCGTTTGGGCGCGAATTGATGTCGCGGCCGGACACTGCGCAGGTGGTTATCGACCTGTACCTGATGGCGGTGCTGGCGTGTGTGTGGATGTATCGGGATGCGCGCGGGCGAGGGCGGTCGGTAGGGTCGCTGGTGCCGTACTTTTTGCTGACGGCGGTGTTTGTGTCGGTGGGGCCGTTGCTTTACATCGTTGTGAATGGGTGTGCCGCCAAGGA
The sequence above is a segment of the Pseudomonas sp. R76 genome. Coding sequences within it:
- a CDS encoding DUF2834 domain-containing protein, with the protein product MRRPYFALAGLLGFSLYTLATLLTAEQSLLAFGRELMSRPDTAQVVIDLYLMAVLACVWMYRDARGRGRSVGSLVPYFLLTAVFVSVGPLLYIVVNGCAAKEWQTEH